The genomic stretch ATACAGGACGCATCCAATTCGCATCCCGTTTTGCTAAATAATCGTTTACCGTAACAACATGAACCCCATCGTCAGAAAGTGCATTTAAATAAATGGGTAAGGTTGAAGTTAAGGTTTTACCTTCTCCCGTTTTCATCTCAGAAATATTTCCCCAATGTAAAGAAATTCCACCCATCATCTGTACATCAAAATGACGCATACCTAATGTTCGATAGGCAACTTCGCGAACAGTTGCAAATGCTTCCGGCAAAATATCATCGAGAGTTTCACCAGAGGAAAGTCTTTCTTTAAACTTTTTGGTTTGTGCGGACAACATTTCATCGTCCATAGCTTTGATTGTCGGCTCAAAAGAATTGATTGCATCCACGATTGGATTTAATCTTTTTAAATCCCTTTCATACTTACTGCCGAATAAAATTGTTAATATTTTTTGAAACATACCGAGTCCGTTATAATTTTATAATATTTCGAAATATAGTATTAGCAGTTTCTGCCATTACCTTTTGTTTATTTTCAATCTCAGAAAAATCACCAGTGCCTTTTGCTATAAAATCTTTGTGGACAGACTGCCATACGCGAAGCATCTCTAAAGTTGGTTCTAAATGAGTTTGGAAAGCAAAAACTTTGTTCTTATATGAAAACATTTGGTTTGCATAAAAATCACTCGCAAGCAAATGTTCCGCACCTACGGGAATATCAAATATATCTTCATGGAGATGAAAAGCAAGGATCGATTCTTTTTGAATTCCATTAAAAATCGCATGTTCTGGTTTTAATAAATGTAAATCAGAGAATCCCGTTTCAGGACCCTTTGTCCCTGGCCGAACATTGGCACCTAACGCCTTCGCAATGATTTGAGAACCCAAACAAATTCCAATTAATTTTTTATTTGGTAAGGCAACCACATTGTTCACAATGTCATAATAAGGTTTAAAAAATTCTTGTTCTTCTGGATCGGCGACTGATTGAGGGCCACCTAACATCACAATTAAATCAAAATTCAAATGAATTTCTGGCATCAAATGAATTCGTCTATCATATGCATTTTGGTAACTGATCCGATACCCGGCTTCACGAAGTAAGGGTTCTAAAATTCCTGGGCCTTCACAATCGATAAATCTTATGAATACTGCTCTCATAATGATTCCATTCCAAATTGATAACGAAAGAAATTAAACTTGGCATCCTTTCGAATGACATCCGGAGATGTTTGTTCCGAAATGGATCCCAAAAAATTATAATACAAGCGCATGGGTTTTGTAACAAACAACATAGTCTCAGGAGTTCCTGTGATCAAACTCCCTTCTTTGACACGGAAAGGTGGTTTCATAAACACAATGGGAACTCGGATATTTCTATTTTTGATTTCTGTATCCATTCTTGTTTTTGCCAACTGATACACCTCGCCAAACGGACGCTCATCGGTTATATCAGGAACAATTTGGTAAGGGTCGACAACCATGTATAAAGCTTTCGAAGGAAAGCGGCTTTCGATTTCTGCATGCAGAAGATTGAGTGCCGGTATCTCTTTCCAACAAGGAACACAATCAGGTGAGTATACATTGATGGCAATTTCCTCTTTTTCCAATTGGGAAAAAGAAATTTCAGCACCAGAGGCGGTAAGTCCGGCCCAAGACTCCTCTCCAAAATAAGAAGATTTTGCCGGGGCACAGCTAATGAGACATAAACTAACAGTTAAGATGAGGGAGGCTTTCATAAATCCCATATGTTGGACGGTCCTTCCCCATGGTTTGGACTAGGAGAAGGCCTGTAAAGCCAGTTTTCGAACTTTCCCTTGACATCTGACCCCCACCCCTCAGTCTGGTCTAACATTCCACTCACTTCCTCCAGGGAATCAAAGAAAATGAGCCAATCGCACAAAGAAGACTTCGATATCGTATCCTTAATAGAACTTTGCCGGGAAAAAAAATACGAAACTTGCGTGGCCGGTTTCAGCACGATCGACAAAATTGATAAGATCACTCTCCCTAAAAAATTAAAAAACCGTAAACTGACAGTGCAAGCTTTATATGCTCTGACAAATGATATGGTTCAGTGGAAATACCTTTCCTCTGAAGAAAAAGCTCTTCTCCAAGCAGAAAAAGACAAACTGGCAGGTGTTACATCCACAGCTGGAACTTCTTTTGCTCCTCATGCCGAAGAAGATATCGAAGAAGATTTTATCCCTGAAGAAGAAGCTCGTAAACCAGAACTTGAAGATGGTTTCGAAGACGAATTTGGTGACGATTCTGAGGATGACGAAGAAGAAGAGGATGATGACGATTTCGACGATGACTCTGATGACGATGATGATTCAGACGAGGATGATGAGGACTAGAGGTTACTCCCATTCCTCTAATCCCTCACTTTCAAAACAACCTTCTCCATAACTTTCAAACTTCCGATCATTTTTATCTACATTCACAAGTCTCCCCTGCAAAGGAGGCTTTGCGATTTCTTTCGACATTCAATGTTGATTCC from Leptospira bourretii encodes the following:
- a CDS encoding type 1 glutamine amidotransferase — encoded protein: MRAVFIRFIDCEGPGILEPLLREAGYRISYQNAYDRRIHLMPEIHLNFDLIVMLGGPQSVADPEEQEFFKPYYDIVNNVVALPNKKLIGICLGSQIIAKALGANVRPGTKGPETGFSDLHLLKPEHAIFNGIQKESILAFHLHEDIFDIPVGAEHLLASDFYANQMFSYKNKVFAFQTHLEPTLEMLRVWQSVHKDFIAKGTGDFSEIENKQKVMAETANTIFRNIIKL
- a CDS encoding TlpA family protein disulfide reductase, which gives rise to MKASLILTVSLCLISCAPAKSSYFGEESWAGLTASGAEISFSQLEKEEIAINVYSPDCVPCWKEIPALNLLHAEIESRFPSKALYMVVDPYQIVPDITDERPFGEVYQLAKTRMDTEIKNRNIRVPIVFMKPPFRVKEGSLITGTPETMLFVTKPMRLYYNFLGSISEQTSPDVIRKDAKFNFFRYQFGMESL
- a CDS encoding DNA primase encodes the protein MSQSHKEDFDIVSLIELCREKKYETCVAGFSTIDKIDKITLPKKLKNRKLTVQALYALTNDMVQWKYLSSEEKALLQAEKDKLAGVTSTAGTSFAPHAEEDIEEDFIPEEEARKPELEDGFEDEFGDDSEDDEEEEDDDDFDDDSDDDDDSDEDDED